From a single Lonchura striata isolate bLonStr1 chromosome 13, bLonStr1.mat, whole genome shotgun sequence genomic region:
- the FOXF1 gene encoding forkhead box protein F1, with protein sequence MTAEAQQALSSQPPPPPVHSSYGPMSSVAEKQPQSSAMDAASAGTGGAAGSAPGSGGAPGSGGPKAKKTNAGIRRPEKPPYSYIALIVMAIQSSPSKRLTLSEIYQFLQSRFPFFRGSYQGWKNSVRHNLSLNECFIKLPKGLGRPGKGHYWTIDPASEFMFEEGSFRRRPRGFRRKCQALKPMYSMMNGLSFNHLPDSYGFQGSAGGLSCPPNSLSLEGGLGMMNGHLSSNVEGMGLAGHSVPHLPANGGHTYMGGCTGSSAGEYPHHDSSVPASPLLPAGGVMEPHSVYSSSASAWAPSASAALNTGASYIKQQPLSPCNPAANPLSSSLSTHSLDQPYLHQSSHNTADLQGIPRYHSQSPSMCDRKEFVFSFNAMASSSMHSAGSGSYYHQQVTYQDIKPCVM encoded by the exons ATGACTGCAGAAGCGCAGCAGGCTCTGTCCTCTCAGCCCCCTCCTCCTCCGGTGCACAGCAGCTACGGCCCCATGTCCTCCGTGGCTGAGAAGCAGCCGCAGAGCTCGGCCATGGACGCCGCCTCCGCGGGGaccggcggcgcggccggcagcgccccgggcagcggcggggccccgggcagcggcggccCCAAGGCGAAGAAGACGAACGCGGGGATCCGGCGGCCGGAGAAGCCGCCTTATTCCTACATCGCCCTCATCGTCATGGCTATCCAGAGTTCTCCTTCCAAACGCCTGACCCTCAGCGAGATCTACCAGTTCTTGCAGAGCCGCTTCCCTTTCTTCCGAGGCTCCTACCAGGGCTGGAAAAACTCGGTGCGCCACAACCTCTCGCTCAACGAGTGCTTCATCAAGCTGCCCAAGGGCTTGGGACGCCCGGGCAAGGGCCACTACTGGACCATCGACCCGGCCAGCGAGTTCATGTTCGAGGAGGGCTCGttccgccgccggccccgcgggtTCCGGAGGAAATGCCAGGCGCTGAAGCCCATGTACAGCATGATGAACGGGCTCAGCTTCAACCACCTCCCCGACAGCTACGGCTTCCAGGGCTCGGCCGGCGGGCTCTCCTGCCCCCCCAACAGCCTCTCCCTCGAAGGGGGCTTGGGGATGATGAACGGGCATTTGTCCAGCAACGTGGAGGGGATGGGCCTGGCGGGACACTCCGTGCCCCACCTGCCCGCCAACGGTGGGCACACCTACATGGGCGGCTGCACCGGCTCCTCGGCCGGGGAATACCCGCACCACGACAGCTCCGTGCCCGCATCGCCGTTGCTCCCCGCCGGCGGCGTGATGGAGCCGCACTCGGTTTACTCCAGCTCGGCCTCGGCGTGGGCGCCCAGCGCCTCGGCGGCCCTCAACACCGGCGCCTCCTACATCAAGCAGCAGCCCCTCTCGCCCTGCAACCCCGCGGCCAACCcgctctcctccagcctctccacGCATTCCCTCGACCAGCCCTACCTGCACCAGAGCAGCCACAACACCGCCGACCTCCAAG GCATCCCGCGGTATCACTCGCAGTCTCCGAGCATGTGCGACAGAAAAGAATTCGTCTTCTCTTTCAACGCCATGGCCTCCTCCTCCATGCATTCAGCGGGCAGCGGCTCCTATTACCACCAACAAGTGACATACCAGGACATCAAGCCGTGCGTTATGTGA